Proteins encoded together in one Quercus lobata isolate SW786 chromosome 3, ValleyOak3.0 Primary Assembly, whole genome shotgun sequence window:
- the LOC115980784 gene encoding L-type lectin-domain containing receptor kinase IX.1-like, producing the protein MALSNTLPSCLFQPQKLQSLLFFFLLLLPPVLSISFNLTSFNDTYINRTGDAVINSYRQIEVTKDTLKENITESVGRATYKEPVRLWENRTGRLTDFTTHFSFKIEATSPNAEWSADGLAFFITANGSNVPYNKTKGGALGLLDFALDNSTQNEIVAVEFDTFKNDFDPSANHVGIDVNSVKSKANVSWPRSIISNGEIVNAWVSYNSTTQNLSVFLTYAINSVSKTTSLFHIVNLKDVLPEWVSVGFSAATGAGTEFHTILSWSFSSTLEVEDGSRKNNLGLGIGLAVSSAVVCCALGVIWFIFRRRRASRNTEDLGDDDNMDIEFEKGTGPRRFTYRELLNATNNFTEQGKLGEGGFGGVYKGLLSESNIEVAVKRVSRGSKQGKKEYMSEVKIISRLRHKNLVQLIGWCHEQRELLLVYEYMPNKSLDSHLFGAEIVLTWPIRYKIAQGLASALLYLHEGWEQCVVHRDIKSSNIMLDSNFNAKLGDFGLARLVDPELGSQTTVLAGTMGYLAPECVTTGRASKESDVYSFGVVSLEIACGRKPVEPQAEPSKVRLVEWVWDLYGKDQLLEAVDKGLGMEFDKEQIESLMVVGLWCCHPDPTIRPSIRQVIHVLNFEAPLPNLPSKFPIPIYFGSSMHLCEFSNTSTLPTVSEDQTQFSGSSCSTNSSMLAGSSKPLLNLGKADVELTSITH; encoded by the coding sequence ATGGCTCTCTCCAACACACTACCTTCTTGCCTTTTTCAACCTCAAAAACTCcaatctcttctcttcttctttttgttgctACTTCCCCCTGTATTGTCAATTTCCTTTAACTTAACTAGTTTCAACGACACTTACATTAACCGCACAGGTGATGCAGTCATAAACTCATATCGTCAAATCGAAGTCACAAAGGATACACTCAAGGAGAATATCACAGAAAGTGTTGGTCGTGCCACATATAAGGAACCGGTGAGGCTTTGGGAAAATAGGACAGGGAGGCTCACAGACTTCACTACTCACTTCTCCTTTAAAATTGAAGCTACAAGTCCTAATGCGGAGTGGTCTGCTGATGGGCTTGCCTTCTTCATCACAGCAAATGGTTCTAACGTCCCTTACAACAAGACAAAGGGCGGGGCTCTCGGACTATTAGATTTTGCATTGGATAACAGCACCCAAAATGAAATTGTTGCTGTTGAGTTTGACACCTTCAAAAATGACTTTGATCCAAGTGCTAATCATGTAGGAATCGATGTCAATTCCGTTAAATCGAAGGCAAATGTCTCATGGCCCAGAAGCATTATTTCGAACGGTGAAATAGTGAATGCATGGGTAAGTTATAACTCAACAACCCAAAATCTTAGCGTGTTCCTTACTTATGCTATTAATTCAGTCTCAAAGACTACTAGTCTTTTTCATATTGTCAACTTGAAAGATGTTTTGCCGGAATGGGTTAGCGTTGGTTTCTCTGCTGCAACAGGCGCGGGGACTGAGTTCCATACAATACTTTCTTGGTCATTCAGTTCAACTTTAGAGGTAGAAGATGGGAGCCGGAAAAATAATTTGGGATTGGGGATTGGTTTAGCAGTAAGTTCAGCTGTAGTGTGTTGCGCTTTAGGTgtaatttggtttatttttcggAGAAGAAGGGCCAGTAGGAACACAGAAGATTTGGGTGATGATGACAATATGGATATCGAATTTGAAAAAGGAACAGGGCCAAGAAGGTTCACATACCGTGAACTTCTGAATGCAACAAACAACTTTACTGAACAAGGGAAGCTTGGAGAAGGAGGATTTGGAGGCGTTTACAAAGGTTTGTTAAGTGAATCCAATATAGAAGTTGCGGTTAAGAGGGTCTCAAGAGGATCAAAGCAGGGAAAAAAGGAGTACATGTCAGAAGTGAAGATCATTAGCCGTTTGAGACACAAGAATTTAGTTCAACTCATTGGTTGGTGCCATGAACAACGTGAGTTACTTCTTGTATATGAATACATGCCTAATAAAAGCCTTGATTCTCATCTATTTGGAGCAGAGATTGTGCTAACATGGCCAATAAGATACAAAATAGCCCAGGGATTGGCTTCTGCACTACTATACCTTCATGAAGGGTGGGAGCAGTGTGTGGTACATAGAGATATAAAGTCTAGCAATATCATGTTGGATTCAAATTTCAATGCCAAACTTGGTGATTTTGGTCTTGCAAGACTTGTAGACCCTGAATTGGGCTCACAAACTACTGTTTTGGCAGGCACAATGGGCTACCTAGCCCCAGAGTGTGTCACCACTGGTAGGGCTTCAAAAGAATctgatgtttatagttttgggGTAGTTTCTCTTGAAATTGCTTGTGGTAGAAAGCCAGTTGAGCCACAAGCAGAACCTAGCAAGGTCAGGCTAGTGGAGTGGGTGTGGGACCTTTATGGAAAAGACCAACTTCTTGAAGCTGTTGATAAGGGATTAGGTATGGAATTTGATAAAGAGCAAATTGAGAGTTTGATGGTAGTTGGATTGTGGTGTTGCCATCCCGATCCCACTATTAGACCCTCTATAAGGCAAGTAATACATGTACTTAATTTTGAAGCTCCTTTGCCCAACCTTCCATCAAAGTTTCCAATACCAATATATTTTGGGTCTTCAATGCACCTATGTGAATTCTCCAATACGTCAACTCTTCCTACTGTGTCAGAAGATCAAACACAATTTTCAGGTAGTAGTTGTTCAACTAATTCATCTATGTTAGCTGGCTCAAGCAAACCTCTTCTGAATTTAGGCAAAGCTGATGTGGAGTTAACTTCAATTACACATTGA